The following proteins come from a genomic window of Micavibrio aeruginosavorus EPB:
- the bglX gene encoding beta-glucosidase BglX produces MSSTNDMNAFVTDLMSRMTLEEKIGQMNLTQPSHGDGEDEIVTGEAKNNGTEEKIRQGLVGSILNARRPHVVRRYQQIAMEESRLKIPLIFALDVIHGHVTAFPTPLALSSSWNMDLIQETARLAAREAVADGIKQVYSPMVDIARDPRWGRIAEGSGEDPYLGSRIAEAMVRGYQGDDLSAPDSVMACLKHFAAYGAAEAGRDYNTVDMSRLKLQEVILPPFKAGVKAGAGSIMNAFNDLNGVPASADKWLMTDVAREDWGFDGFFVSDFTGINEMIKHGVGDLKAVSALAVKAGLDMDMVGEGYLTTLKQSIEDGSVSMDDVDRACRKILEAKYKLGLFDNPYYGMDPANPEKIHLAPETRAVAREAVVQSCVLLKNDNAALPLKRAGTIALIGPLANDKRNIPGMWAGNTNIDACVSIMDGLVRSSGGKANILYAKGANITDDLDEVERLNIFEKKDAPVKNAMIDPRSPADMLAEAVAVASQADVIVAVVGESKEHTGEASSRTSLDLPQSQRTLIDALHKTAQATGKPLVLVIMGSRPLTLGWERDHSDAMLMAWHGGTEMGNGVADLLFGDRNPSGKLTVTFPRNVGQIPIYYAHKTTGRPLTADGNDAGEWKKFRSAYLDSRNDPEFPFGFGLSYTHFDYSPVKVSKDTLTGNQKLKASVTLTNTGTHAGEETVQLYITDPVCTRTRPVKELKGFQKISLQPGEKKDVTFEITTEDLKFFITENKFGWELGDFIIHIGTNAQDTQTATVRWEKAVVKKQPKPEPKI; encoded by the coding sequence ATGTCTTCCACGAACGACATGAATGCATTTGTGACCGATCTGATGAGCCGCATGACGCTCGAGGAGAAAATCGGACAGATGAACCTGACGCAGCCTTCGCATGGTGATGGCGAAGATGAAATTGTGACGGGCGAAGCCAAGAATAACGGGACAGAAGAAAAAATTCGCCAAGGTCTTGTCGGGAGCATCCTGAACGCCCGTCGTCCGCATGTTGTGCGCCGTTACCAACAGATTGCGATGGAAGAATCGCGTTTGAAAATTCCCCTGATTTTCGCGCTCGACGTTATTCATGGCCATGTTACGGCGTTTCCGACGCCGTTGGCCCTGTCATCCAGCTGGAATATGGATCTGATTCAGGAAACGGCCCGATTGGCAGCGCGTGAAGCTGTGGCCGATGGGATTAAACAGGTTTATTCCCCGATGGTGGACATCGCCCGTGATCCGCGGTGGGGGCGTATCGCTGAAGGCTCGGGTGAAGACCCGTATCTGGGATCGCGCATTGCCGAGGCGATGGTGCGCGGGTATCAGGGCGATGATCTGTCTGCGCCGGATTCCGTTATGGCCTGCCTGAAACACTTTGCTGCCTATGGTGCCGCCGAAGCTGGCCGCGATTATAACACGGTTGATATGAGCCGCCTGAAGCTACAGGAAGTTATTCTGCCGCCGTTTAAGGCTGGTGTGAAAGCCGGGGCGGGCAGCATTATGAATGCCTTTAATGATCTAAACGGTGTGCCCGCATCAGCGGATAAATGGCTGATGACAGATGTCGCGCGCGAAGATTGGGGCTTTGACGGTTTCTTTGTGTCCGATTTTACCGGCATCAATGAAATGATCAAACATGGTGTGGGCGACTTGAAGGCCGTGTCCGCATTGGCGGTAAAGGCCGGATTGGACATGGACATGGTCGGTGAAGGGTATCTGACCACCCTGAAGCAATCGATTGAAGATGGCAGCGTGTCGATGGACGATGTCGACCGTGCTTGCCGTAAAATTCTCGAAGCGAAATACAAGCTGGGCCTGTTCGACAATCCGTATTACGGTATGGACCCGGCCAATCCGGAAAAAATCCATCTGGCACCGGAAACCCGCGCCGTTGCGCGCGAGGCGGTGGTGCAATCCTGTGTCTTGCTGAAAAATGATAATGCCGCTCTGCCATTAAAACGTGCGGGTACGATCGCGTTAATTGGCCCTCTGGCGAATGACAAGCGTAATATTCCCGGTATGTGGGCGGGCAATACCAATATTGATGCGTGCGTGTCGATTATGGATGGCTTGGTGCGATCATCTGGTGGCAAGGCGAATATCCTGTATGCCAAGGGTGCAAACATCACGGATGATCTGGATGAAGTCGAGCGCCTGAACATCTTTGAGAAAAAAGATGCCCCCGTTAAGAATGCCATGATCGATCCGCGCTCACCCGCAGACATGCTGGCCGAGGCCGTTGCTGTCGCATCGCAGGCTGATGTGATCGTGGCTGTGGTTGGAGAATCCAAAGAGCATACGGGCGAAGCATCCAGCCGGACCAGCCTTGATCTGCCACAAAGCCAGCGCACTTTGATCGACGCGCTGCATAAAACTGCGCAAGCAACAGGCAAGCCGTTGGTCCTTGTTATCATGGGTAGTCGCCCACTGACTTTGGGGTGGGAACGGGATCATTCCGATGCGATGCTGATGGCGTGGCACGGGGGAACGGAAATGGGGAATGGGGTTGCAGATCTTCTGTTCGGTGACCGAAATCCGTCGGGCAAGTTGACGGTCACATTCCCGCGCAATGTGGGGCAAATCCCAATTTACTATGCGCATAAAACGACGGGCCGCCCGCTGACAGCGGATGGAAATGATGCCGGTGAATGGAAAAAATTCCGCTCGGCCTATCTGGATAGCCGCAACGATCCCGAATTCCCGTTCGGTTTTGGTCTCAGCTACACGCATTTTGATTACAGCCCAGTTAAGGTGAGCAAGGACACGCTGACAGGGAATCAAAAGTTGAAGGCGTCTGTTACACTGACCAATACAGGGACGCATGCCGGCGAAGAAACGGTCCAGCTTTACATTACCGATCCGGTTTGCACGCGCACCCGCCCGGTAAAGGAATTGAAAGGCTTCCAGAAAATTTCGCTTCAGCCAGGTGAAAAGAAGGACGTGACGTTTGAAATCACAACCGAGGACTTGAAATTCTTCATCACCGAAAACAAATTCGGCTGGGAGCTGGGTGATTTTATCATCCATATCGGCACCAACGCCCAGGACACCCAAACCGCAACGGTACGCTGGGAAAAGGCCGTCGTAAAAAAACAGCCCAAGCCAGAACCGAAAATTTAA
- a CDS encoding ABC transporter ATP-binding protein/permease, with the protein MPLEPSYSIKRYKKIEDQGPDDKARPWLRRLFTKVSTPDPVSGNGLGAKIRARLMASTSHTDDIAQMKTARGLISSYWKSNQKYKAFGLLAAMTALTFADIYLGMEMLKWPGAFLNALASPDFDAMALGKEVLKFVGLGIGFAGVWNYRYYLERHLIIGWRGYLTEQFGNAVLKGKSFFHINNSKTVPNMDQRLSEDPDVLASQIVELYTGGLRAFLNLVAATYTLYQITGPIATKAAGMAIAAPSPFFWTSAATALVCAAIGTVMLRKTGKPSVQLGEHYVHAQGEMRSNLTNMFSHSSEIASYNDQNVERKNLKSDFDAVKGRWISFEKMQAQIGALLGINNDMSKLVAWGVGAIGYKIGQIATTGDVLTYVNFLDRLRDSLAWPMQVSQAIFRIQTRVNLMTNFAHEIELSKDPQDFYTTHGKNANIKVEKGPDQSIILRDIKLQNSVHDEPILNINHLQIGKGERILLTGRSGSGKSLLLRSIVGLWKHGDGAVTLPSDLSLIFASQTPHIKGNITLKENVIYPSSDAASYDDDDVTEALRLAELDYLVPHLQDKERNNTSWRDLSIGEKQRLIFARIFLHKPDMVFLDEATSGLDEDLQELMYQRLREIMPDATVISIAHRSGLMRYHTRHLDIKDGTVLHRENLDKTTLSATIYRPYTPPRPPFQYAY; encoded by the coding sequence ATGCCCTTAGAACCCTCCTATTCAATAAAAAGGTACAAGAAAATCGAAGATCAGGGGCCAGACGACAAGGCGCGACCATGGTTGCGCCGTTTGTTCACGAAAGTGAGCACACCCGACCCAGTATCCGGTAACGGGCTGGGCGCGAAAATCCGCGCCCGTTTGATGGCCAGCACATCCCACACCGACGATATTGCACAGATGAAAACGGCCCGGGGCCTCATCTCGTCCTATTGGAAATCGAACCAGAAATATAAAGCTTTTGGCCTTCTGGCTGCGATGACGGCCCTGACCTTTGCCGATATTTATCTGGGTATGGAAATGTTGAAATGGCCGGGAGCGTTCCTGAACGCCTTGGCATCACCCGACTTTGACGCCATGGCCCTGGGCAAAGAAGTTTTAAAATTTGTTGGGCTTGGCATTGGGTTTGCCGGGGTCTGGAACTATCGCTACTACCTTGAACGCCACTTGATTATTGGTTGGCGCGGATACCTGACTGAACAATTCGGCAATGCCGTCCTGAAAGGGAAATCGTTCTTTCACATCAACAACTCAAAAACCGTTCCCAATATGGATCAGCGCCTGTCCGAGGATCCCGACGTTCTGGCCAGCCAGATTGTCGAACTTTACACCGGCGGGCTGCGGGCTTTTTTGAACCTTGTGGCCGCAACATACACCCTGTACCAAATCACAGGCCCCATCGCGACAAAAGCAGCGGGAATGGCCATTGCGGCACCATCACCGTTCTTCTGGACCAGCGCGGCAACAGCCTTGGTGTGCGCGGCGATTGGCACGGTGATGCTGCGAAAAACCGGGAAGCCCAGCGTTCAATTGGGCGAGCATTATGTGCACGCGCAAGGCGAAATGCGCAGCAACCTGACCAATATGTTTTCGCATTCCAGCGAAATCGCCTCCTATAACGACCAGAATGTCGAACGCAAAAATCTGAAAAGCGATTTTGACGCCGTCAAGGGACGCTGGATCAGCTTTGAAAAAATGCAGGCCCAGATTGGAGCCTTGCTGGGCATCAACAACGACATGTCAAAACTGGTGGCGTGGGGCGTCGGTGCGATAGGATATAAAATTGGTCAAATCGCCACGACCGGCGATGTTTTGACCTATGTCAATTTTCTTGACCGTCTGCGCGACAGCCTGGCATGGCCCATGCAGGTCAGTCAGGCGATCTTCAGAATCCAGACGCGCGTTAATTTGATGACAAATTTCGCCCATGAAATTGAACTGTCCAAGGACCCGCAGGATTTTTACACCACGCATGGCAAGAACGCGAATATCAAGGTGGAAAAAGGGCCTGATCAATCCATCATTCTGCGCGATATAAAATTGCAAAACTCCGTCCACGATGAACCCATTCTGAACATCAACCATCTTCAGATTGGCAAAGGCGAGCGCATCCTTCTGACCGGTCGATCGGGGAGTGGGAAATCCTTGTTACTGCGCTCCATTGTCGGGCTGTGGAAACATGGCGATGGCGCAGTGACTTTGCCTTCGGACCTGTCCCTGATTTTTGCATCACAAACACCGCATATTAAGGGCAATATTACGCTGAAAGAAAACGTGATATACCCCAGCAGCGACGCCGCATCATACGATGACGATGATGTGACGGAGGCTCTGCGCCTTGCAGAGCTGGATTATCTTGTCCCGCACCTGCAGGACAAGGAACGGAATAACACATCGTGGCGGGATCTATCGATTGGTGAAAAACAACGGCTGATCTTTGCGCGTATATTCCTGCACAAGCCCGATATGGTGTTTCTGGATGAAGCCACGTCGGGATTGGATGAGGACCTACAGGAGCTTATGTACCAACGCCTGCGCGAAATTATGCCGGATGCCACGGTCATCAGCATCGCCCACCGCAGCGGCCTGATGCGCTATCACACACGGCATCTGGACATCAAAGACGGTACCGTTCTTCATCGCGAAAATCTGGATAAAACCACGTTATCGGCGACAATTTATCGCCCCTACACGCCGCCACGCCCGCCATTTCAGTACGCGTATTAA
- a CDS encoding glycoside hydrolase family 30 protein: MLMDVFTTTGDRAALLAHRRHRLSAVFRDNAYPTISVNPAQTYQSIDGFGFSLTGGSAQLIAGLAPSVRRDLLCELFTRDGRGIGASFLRLTIGASDLSTKSYSYNDLPPGQTDLALSRFDLMAGDEHVVPVLKEILSINPDIRIMASPWSAPPWMKDNGGFIGGSLKPECYDVYARYLVRYLEAMRAHGIRIHAMTLQNEPHNHKNDPSMVMTASDQAAFIKNHMGPALQTSGLDTQIFCWDHNCDEPDYPIAVLSDPAVKRHVTGVAFHLYGGGPEAFSQVQALHPDQKMYLTEQWVGANGDFADDLAWHARNVFVGVLRHGGCAVLEWNLASDPACKPHTPGGEPHCVGALTIDGQIVTRNVAYYLVGHAAKLIPPGSVRIETNDHDTLRNVAFRTPDGRISLMILNDSDRIQRFNILHNGTRATITLKAGALSTCRWPAP, translated from the coding sequence ATGCTGATGGATGTTTTCACGACGACGGGGGACCGCGCCGCGCTGTTGGCGCATCGACGGCACAGGCTGTCGGCTGTCTTTCGTGACAATGCGTATCCGACGATCAGCGTCAATCCGGCTCAGACTTATCAATCTATAGACGGTTTTGGATTCTCCCTGACAGGGGGCAGTGCCCAGCTAATTGCAGGGCTGGCTCCCTCTGTGCGGCGGGATTTGTTGTGCGAACTCTTTACCCGCGACGGGCGGGGGATTGGGGCCAGTTTCCTGCGCTTGACGATTGGGGCATCCGATCTGAGTACCAAAAGTTATTCCTATAACGACCTGCCTCCCGGCCAGACGGATTTGGCCCTGTCGCGCTTTGATCTTATGGCGGGGGACGAACATGTTGTTCCCGTTTTGAAAGAAATTTTATCCATCAACCCGGATATTCGTATTATGGCCAGCCCCTGGTCCGCACCACCATGGATGAAGGATAATGGTGGTTTTATCGGGGGATCGTTAAAACCGGAATGTTATGATGTTTATGCGCGCTATCTGGTTCGTTATCTCGAAGCGATGCGGGCGCACGGCATACGCATTCATGCCATGACATTGCAAAATGAACCCCATAATCACAAAAACGACCCCAGCATGGTCATGACCGCGTCTGATCAAGCCGCGTTTATAAAAAATCATATGGGGCCCGCATTGCAAACATCCGGATTGGACACGCAGATTTTTTGCTGGGATCACAATTGCGATGAACCGGACTACCCAATCGCTGTTTTGTCGGATCCGGCGGTTAAACGTCATGTGACTGGCGTTGCCTTTCACTTGTATGGTGGTGGGCCGGAAGCTTTTTCACAGGTTCAGGCATTGCACCCAGATCAGAAAATGTATCTGACGGAGCAGTGGGTCGGTGCCAACGGTGATTTTGCCGATGATCTGGCTTGGCACGCGCGCAATGTTTTTGTTGGTGTTCTGCGTCATGGTGGCTGCGCGGTTTTGGAATGGAATTTGGCGTCTGATCCGGCGTGTAAGCCGCATACGCCGGGCGGCGAGCCGCATTGCGTTGGCGCGCTGACGATTGATGGGCAGATTGTGACACGTAATGTTGCGTATTATCTGGTCGGTCATGCGGCTAAATTGATTCCACCGGGGTCCGTGCGTATTGAAACGAATGACCATGATACGTTACGCAATGTGGCGTTCCGCACCCCCGATGGGCGCATCAGTTTGATGATTTTGAACGACAGTGATCGGATCCAACGATTTAATATTCTTCATAACGGGACGCGGGCGACCATAACCCTGAAAGCCGGAGCGCTTAGCACCTGTCGCTGGCCAGCGCCTTAA
- a CDS encoding ATP/GTP-binding protein produces the protein MTQIPNQPAVCDKPCSGGVFPGNGHPRLIVVTGGPGAGKTAVLEIIRKDLCEHVVILPEAASIVFGGGFWRLNTAVGVRASQRAILHIQQELESIVEGERKWPVCLCDRGVLDGLAYWLGDEADFWAAAQSSLAAEYARYHCVIHLRTPTEEHGYNHDNPLRVETASQAALIDEKIHKIWSGHPRYHMINSHPDFLVKAEEAVRHIIRELPPICARVASADAA, from the coding sequence ATGACACAAATACCCAACCAGCCCGCTGTGTGTGACAAGCCGTGCAGCGGTGGCGTTTTTCCGGGCAACGGGCATCCGCGCCTGATCGTGGTTACCGGTGGTCCCGGGGCGGGGAAAACGGCTGTGCTGGAAATTATTCGCAAAGATTTGTGCGAGCACGTCGTTATTTTACCGGAAGCGGCTTCGATTGTGTTTGGGGGCGGATTTTGGCGTCTGAATACGGCGGTGGGTGTGCGGGCATCGCAACGCGCCATTTTACACATCCAGCAAGAGCTGGAGTCCATTGTCGAAGGTGAGCGGAAATGGCCCGTTTGCCTGTGTGATCGCGGTGTATTGGACGGGCTGGCCTATTGGCTGGGGGATGAAGCGGATTTCTGGGCCGCGGCGCAATCCAGCCTGGCGGCGGAATATGCGCGGTATCATTGCGTGATCCATCTGCGTACCCCGACGGAAGAGCATGGGTATAACCATGACAATCCGCTGCGTGTTGAAACAGCATCGCAAGCGGCGTTGATCGATGAAAAGATTCACAAAATCTGGTCTGGCCACCCGCGTTACCACATGATCAACAGCCATCCCGATTTTCTGGTCAAGGCCGAAGAGGCCGTGCGCCATATTATCCGGGAATTGCCCCCCATTTGTGCGCGGGTTGCATCCGCAGATGCGGCTTAA
- a CDS encoding MBL fold metallo-hydrolase RNA specificity domain-containing protein yields the protein MKLTFLGATETVTGSKYLLEHGGKKFLIDCGLFQGSKELRSRNWDGLPVAPNAIDAVILTHAHIDHSGYIPKLVKAGFRGPIYCTDATFDLCKILLPDSGHLQEDDAAEANRYGWTKHQPALPLYTEDDAGECLQYFRPLSFGTPHGLSDELSFTFHRAGHILGAAFIRITDGYTSVLFSGDIGRLHNPVMKPPAKMQDADYLVLESTYGDRLHDRDDPTDEIEAVVRRTVNRGGTVVIPAFAVGRAQALLYHLYVLRSENRIPDVPIFLDSPMAINATDMLKRHMSDHRLSAEECDALCSVARYTRTVEESKAINENNRNNNMPKIIISASGMATGGRVLHHLKNYIGDTKNTILLTGFQAAGTRGDRLARGEKELKIHGSIWPVRAEIAMLDSMSAHADYSEILSWLGNFQSAPRRVFITHGEINAANAMRDKVEETFGWNAVVPSYMQSEDL from the coding sequence ATGAAGCTGACTTTTCTGGGGGCGACCGAAACGGTAACCGGGTCAAAATATCTTCTGGAACATGGCGGCAAAAAGTTTTTAATTGATTGCGGCTTGTTTCAGGGGTCAAAAGAACTGCGATCCCGAAATTGGGATGGTCTTCCCGTTGCGCCCAATGCGATTGATGCGGTCATCCTGACCCACGCGCATATCGATCATAGCGGGTACATTCCAAAGCTGGTCAAGGCGGGGTTTCGTGGCCCCATTTATTGCACCGATGCGACATTTGACCTGTGTAAGATCCTGTTGCCCGATTCCGGCCATTTGCAGGAAGACGACGCAGCCGAGGCCAACCGTTACGGATGGACCAAGCACCAGCCGGCCTTGCCGCTTTACACCGAAGATGATGCGGGTGAATGCTTGCAATATTTCCGGCCATTGTCTTTTGGAACGCCCCATGGGTTGAGCGATGAGTTGAGTTTTACGTTCCATCGGGCGGGGCATATTCTGGGGGCTGCGTTCATCCGGATCACGGATGGATATACATCAGTCTTGTTCTCTGGCGATATTGGCCGCCTGCACAACCCCGTGATGAAACCGCCGGCAAAGATGCAGGATGCGGATTATCTGGTTTTGGAATCGACCTATGGCGACCGTCTGCATGACAGGGATGATCCCACGGACGAGATTGAAGCCGTTGTTCGCCGGACCGTGAATCGTGGCGGAACCGTGGTCATTCCGGCCTTTGCCGTTGGGCGGGCCCAGGCCTTGCTGTACCACCTCTATGTTCTGCGCAGCGAGAACCGTATTCCGGATGTCCCCATTTTTCTGGACAGCCCCATGGCGATTAACGCCACCGATATGCTGAAACGCCATATGAGCGACCATCGCCTGTCCGCCGAAGAATGCGATGCGTTGTGCAGTGTCGCGCGCTATACGCGCACGGTTGAAGAATCAAAGGCGATTAACGAAAATAATCGCAATAACAACATGCCGAAAATTATTATCTCGGCCAGCGGCATGGCCACCGGTGGGCGTGTGCTTCATCACCTGAAAAACTATATCGGGGATACGAAAAACACCATTTTGTTGACCGGTTTTCAGGCCGCAGGAACGCGGGGTGACCGGCTGGCGCGTGGGGAGAAAGAGCTGAAAATTCATGGCAGTATCTGGCCCGTCCGCGCGGAAATCGCCATGTTGGACAGTATGTCGGCCCATGCCGATTATTCCGAAATTTTAAGCTGGCTTGGGAATTTTCAATCCGCACCGCGGCGCGTCTTTATTACCCATGGTGAAATCAATGCCGCCAACGCCATGCGCGACAAGGTTGAAGAGACGTTCGGCTGGAATGCGGTTGTGCCGTCTTATATGCAGAGTGAGGATTTATGA
- a CDS encoding DUF350 domain-containing protein — protein sequence MDMIYWDHYYNTILALNFLVVIGLFTSLRLFSGVIAHIHASDELLRKDNPAFGISLASTTLAVTIVLSGLVYGRPDNTVFHTVAAVAVFGVLGIGLMALTRIIFDRVTLRDVSLRDEIVGGNVAVAIADASNILAAAIIIRALMVWTTPDSVEGAIALFGGFAVSQVILTVVTWISIKIFRPGADGIGLQDYLKQDNRALALRFAGKKIGTAFAIAMAAQIVVYEVYDIVPLLAAWFVVSIVAVAVWRVLCLIAEKIILFRADVQSEVLDQKNIAIGALQAAIYISLGILMSSL from the coding sequence ATGGATATGATTTACTGGGACCATTATTACAACACTATTTTGGCCCTGAACTTTCTGGTCGTGATCGGATTGTTTACGTCATTGCGCCTGTTTTCCGGGGTGATTGCGCATATTCACGCTTCTGACGAATTGTTGCGCAAGGATAACCCGGCTTTTGGCATTTCTCTGGCCTCCACAACGCTGGCGGTGACGATTGTTTTAAGTGGTCTGGTTTATGGCCGTCCCGATAATACTGTGTTCCACACGGTTGCGGCTGTCGCGGTGTTTGGTGTTCTGGGTATCGGGCTGATGGCTTTGACCCGGATTATTTTTGACCGGGTTACATTGCGCGACGTGTCGTTGCGCGATGAGATTGTTGGCGGCAATGTGGCTGTGGCGATTGCCGATGCGTCCAATATTCTGGCGGCGGCCATTATTATTCGGGCATTGATGGTGTGGACCACGCCGGATTCCGTCGAAGGGGCCATCGCTCTGTTCGGTGGGTTCGCCGTATCCCAGGTGATTTTGACGGTTGTGACATGGATCAGCATTAAAATTTTCCGTCCCGGCGCCGATGGCATCGGTTTGCAGGATTATTTGAAACAGGATAACCGGGCCTTGGCCTTGCGTTTTGCCGGTAAGAAAATCGGTACGGCGTTTGCGATTGCCATGGCCGCGCAAATCGTTGTTTACGAAGTCTACGATATCGTCCCGCTGTTGGCCGCATGGTTTGTCGTGTCCATTGTTGCGGTGGCGGTGTGGCGTGTTCTGTGCCTGATCGCGGAAAAAATCATTCTGTTCCGCGCCGACGTCCAATCCGAAGTTCTGGATCAGAAAAATATAGCGATTGGAGCCCTGCAGGCGGCTATTTACATTTCTCTCGGTATTTTGATGTCGTCATTGTAA
- a CDS encoding LysE family translocator, with the protein MDMLSPVTILSFITTCVIVELTPGPNMAYLAILSASEGRRYGFAAVAGVALGLLVVGCAVAMGVATLISQSALAYQALRWGGIAYFFWLAWDGWKSSETPEQPHGDKRPHSDKKAVIFFQRGLITNLLNPKAAVFYIAILPNFITPSPHTEVQAVLLTTLYVCIATCIHTLIVTLAGTARNFLDDPVRKRIARRLLSLSLALVALWFLWTTEQSTY; encoded by the coding sequence ATGGACATGCTTTCACCCGTTACAATCCTGTCATTCATCACCACATGCGTGATTGTTGAATTAACGCCGGGGCCCAATATGGCGTATCTCGCCATTCTCAGCGCCAGCGAAGGCCGCCGATACGGCTTTGCCGCAGTCGCTGGCGTTGCTCTGGGATTATTGGTTGTGGGGTGCGCCGTAGCCATGGGCGTGGCCACACTCATCAGCCAATCGGCCTTGGCCTATCAAGCGCTGCGATGGGGTGGAATTGCCTATTTTTTCTGGCTGGCCTGGGATGGATGGAAATCCAGCGAAACACCGGAACAGCCCCATGGCGACAAAAGGCCCCATAGTGATAAAAAGGCCGTCATCTTCTTCCAGCGTGGATTGATTACTAATCTGCTCAACCCCAAAGCGGCTGTTTTTTATATCGCGATTTTACCGAATTTCATCACGCCATCACCGCATACGGAAGTACAGGCTGTGTTGCTGACAACGCTTTATGTCTGTATTGCAACATGCATTCATACATTGATTGTAACGTTGGCAGGGACGGCGCGTAATTTTTTAGACGATCCCGTGCGCAAGCGCATCGCGCGCCGCCTGCTGTCTTTGTCGCTGGCTCTTGTTGCCCTGTGGTTTTTATGGACCACAGAGCAATCAACGTATTAA
- a CDS encoding OmpW/AlkL family protein, with protein sequence MPIKKSSVLLSLPCLVLLMVPDALAQEGTDWLSKERFQLRGRVVGVLPDGDGHVSGTALKTDVGDAVTPEVDLTYFLTNAIGLEIIAATAQHEIYANASNLGNTWILPPTVTLQYHFMRDQKFSPYIGAGLNYSWFYGEDDGARFDDLDVSGGFGYALQAGFDYWINDHWGLNFDAKYIDLDVDVDVNSGGTALSADDVELNPFIIGAGVSYRF encoded by the coding sequence ATGCCAATCAAAAAATCTTCTGTTCTGTTGTCGCTTCCATGCCTTGTTCTTTTAATGGTGCCGGATGCTCTGGCGCAGGAGGGGACGGACTGGCTGTCGAAAGAGCGTTTTCAGTTGCGCGGTCGCGTTGTTGGCGTGCTCCCCGATGGGGATGGTCATGTGAGCGGAACGGCATTGAAAACCGATGTTGGTGATGCCGTAACGCCAGAGGTTGATCTGACCTATTTCCTGACCAATGCTATTGGGCTGGAGATTATTGCGGCAACGGCGCAACACGAAATTTATGCCAATGCTTCGAACTTGGGTAACACATGGATTTTGCCGCCGACGGTCACCCTGCAATACCACTTTATGCGGGATCAGAAATTCAGCCCGTATATCGGGGCCGGTTTGAACTATTCCTGGTTCTATGGTGAGGATGACGGGGCGAGATTTGATGATCTCGATGTCAGCGGTGGATTTGGTTATGCCCTGCAGGCCGGTTTTGATTATTGGATCAATGATCACTGGGGCCTGAATTTTGATGCCAAATACATCGATCTTGATGTGGACGTCGATGTGAACAGTGGCGGCACGGCCCTGTCCGCGGACGATGTGGAATTGAACCCGTTTATTATCGGGGCTGGGGTTTCGTATCGTTTTTAA